A region of Colletotrichum destructivum chromosome 11, complete sequence DNA encodes the following proteins:
- a CDS encoding Putative zn(2)Cys(6) fungal-type DNA-binding domain-containing protein, which translates to MTQDFTKMKGVRSTWHLSSGLMHDLQSTRSFHILDAPTQGSVCSSKSVSSETIHDSHHHQSPLESIQELEANEEVAPHASMTMEEHQVTADVSGMGFQFSPSVVCFPCLLSNNSQCDGQSPSCSQCLQSGLNCEEHVPFLTGGEMCLETFP; encoded by the exons ATGACGCAGGATTTTACGAAAATGAAAGGTGTACGGTCAACATGGCATCTGTCGTCTGGATTGATGCATGATTTGCAATCTACGAGATCATTCCACATTTTGGACGCCCCAACTCAGGGCTCTGTTTGCTCCTCTAAGTCGGTGTCGTCTGAGACCATCCACGACTCCCATCACCATCAGTCTCCTTTAGAAAGCATACAGGAGCTAGAAGCAAACGAGGAAGTCGCTCCGCATGCTTCTATGACCATGGAGGAACACCAAGTCACGGCGGATGTTTCCGGGATGGGCTTCCAGTTTTCCCCGTCAGTG GTCTGCTTTCCTTGCTTGCTGAGTAACAACTCTCAATGTGACGGCCAAAGCCCTTCATGCTCCCAATGCCTACAGTCTGGCTTGAACTGCGAAGAACATGTTCCTTTCTTGACGGGGGGCGAAATGTGCCTGGAAACTTTTCCTTAG
- a CDS encoding Putative superoxide dismutase-like, copper/zinc binding domain superfamily produces MWRLCVFFVITMALASTVSRITGVKPPKLPHSHVRVDEFLMQDLGDALVVTNPPGVVYEATLPDTPFFKGCSLNDNVRGIITAVTAPDGNGVKFTVDFSNLPNEGGPFTYHLHVDPIPEDGNCTKALAHHDPFIRGEAIPCDASRPETCQVGDLSGKHGSVTGDHQQTYIDPYLSNVRGPGAFFGNRSFVFHFANKTRISCANFKLVKRSAPYDNTTGVSNTGHATSARAIATPRSHVPYLSASSTVGASFCLLAAASTLIYLIQEISNV; encoded by the exons ATGTGGAGGCTCtgtgtcttcttcgtcatcacTATGGCCCTTGCCAGCACCGTATCGCGAATCACTGGTGTAAAGCCACCCAAACTCCCACACTCTCACGTCAGGGTTGACGAATTCTTGATGCAGGACCTTGGAGATGCTCTAGTCGTCACAAACCCTCCGGGAGTTGTCTATGAGGCGACGCTGCCGGACACGCCATTCTTCAAAGGATGCTCGTTGAACGACAACGTCCGAGGCATTATCACCGCCGTAACAGCTCCGGATGGAAACGGCGTCAAGTTTACAGTCGACTTTTCGAACCTGCCAAACGAGGGTGGACCTTTCA CCTACCATCTCCATGTTGATCCGATCCCAGAGGACGGAAACTGCACCAAAGCACTCGCACACCACGACCCGTTCATCCGCGGAGAGGCTATACCGTGCGATGCCTCCAGGCCTGAGACCTGCCAGGTGGGTGACCTGAGCGGCAAGCACGGCTCCGTCACTGGCGACCACCAACAAACCTACATCGATCCCTATCTTTCGAATGTGAGGGGTCCGGGCGCTTTTTTTGGCAACCGTAGTTTCGTTTTTCACTTCGCAAACAAGACGCGTATCAGCTGCGCGAACTTCAAGCTGGTCAAGAGGTCTGCACCATATGACAATACAACCGGCGTCTCCAATACCGGTCACGCTACCAGTGCTCGAGCCATTGCGACTCCTCGCAGCCATGTGCCGTATCTCAGCGCATCTTCCACGGTTGGCGCGTCATTTTGTTTACTGGCTGCGGCCTCCACTCTAATCTATCTTATCCAAGAAATTTCCAACGTTTGA
- a CDS encoding Putative transcription factor E, with product MENARTIVRQAVRAIYSPEQVVIVDTLSRHEILSMTQLRSLSITDDHRSLRKSCAELERDRIVCTRQLSEDESYVFIDYYQAVHVIHYMIYEIGRQIQEANVRESTAEIVRRYICPICTTKCDLIDVIDNVDCDGSFLCKRCVTPSILFEEPVKPDLLPRFNDQFAPFLLVLQRLDSSSIPRVTFEGLYAQKFPDGDGASKRQCL from the exons ATGGAGAACGCCAGAACAATAGTCAGACAAGCCGTGCGTGCAATTTACAGCCCCGAACAAGTTGTCATAGTTGACACCTTGTCGCGCCACGAAAT CCTTTCAATGACTCAACTGCGCTCGCTGTCTATTACAGACGATCACAGATCTCTGAGAAAATCCTGCGCTGAGCTTGAGCGTGACAGGATCGTGTGTAC GCGACAGTTGAGCGAGGATGAGTCATACGTCTTTATCGACTATTATCAAGCTGTCCATGTGATTCATTACATGATCTACGAAATAGGGCGCCAGATTCAGGAAGCGAACGTGCGCGAGTCAACAGCGGAGATTGTGAGGCGCTACATTTGTCCCATTTGCACCACCAAGTGTGATTTGATCGATGTTATCGACAATGTAGACTGCGACGGTAGCTTTCTATGTAAGCGATGTGTGACTCCAAGCATTCTATTCGAAGAACCGGTCAAACCAGACCTGCTGCCACGCTTCAACGACCAATTCGCGCCTTTTTTACTTGTACTTCAGCGtctcgacagcagcagcattcCAAGAGTGACTTTTGAAGGTCTCTATGCGCAGAAATTccccgacggcgatggcgctTCTAAACGACAGTGCTTGTAG